In Haladaptatus cibarius D43, the sequence ACCTGCGGCATCTGTCGGGCCTGCCGACTCGGACAGGACATGCACTGCGAGAACCTCGTCTTCCCCGGACTTTCCACTGACGGCGGGTTCGCGGAATATCTGCTGACGAGCGAACGCGCCGTGATTCCGCTTCCTGACGGGGTTGACCCGGCGGAAATCGCGCCCCACGCGGACGCCGGAATCACGGCCTATCACGCGGTGAAAAAGGCGGCCCGCGAACTGAACCCCGGCGAACACGCAGTCGTCGTTGGCGTCGGGGGACTGGGCCATATCGGACTCCAAGCCCTCCGAACCATGAGTGCGGCGGAGATTACCGCCGTCGAAGTGAAAGACGAGGCGCTCTCCCTCGCGGACGATTTGGGTGCCGACTACACCGTCAACTCGCGGGATTCGGACGTATCGAAAGAAGTGGACGCGATTACCGACGGCGAGGGCGTCCAGCAAATCCTCGATTTCGTGGGTGGCGACGAAACCCTCGATTACGCTCCCGCCCTGCTATCCGGGGGCGGCGACCACCACGTCGTCGGCTACGGTGGCCACGTCCACGAACCGGCCCAAGCACTCGTAAACGGCGATTTCGACTACCGGGGAACCCTCGTCGGAACCTACCCTGAGCTACAGGAACTCATGGCGCTCGTCGCGCGCGGCGACGTGGAACTGCGAACCTCGCGGTACGATTTGGCCGAAATCAACGACGTGGCCGAGAAACTGGAACACGGCGAAATCGAAGGGCGGGCGGTCATCACGCCGTAATCGAGATTCGTTTTCTACGTCACGTTTCGACCGGTTTCCGCGTTACACTTCGACCGATTCCCGTCTTCCGCGCTCTGCGGACTCGTAAATCGCCTCGATAGTTCGCATGTCTACCAGCGCGTGCTCGCCGCCCGGTTCCGGGTCGCGCCCCGAAAGCAGACAGTCCGCGAAGTAGTCGAACTCCGCTACCTCCTCGTTCACCGGTTCGACCGAAAAATCGGCTTTCGCCCCATCTCGCTCCGCCGTCAACTGCGCTTCGCCGAAAAACGCCGGTTCGAGGCGCAGGCTCCCTTCGGTGCCGATAACCGAGAACTGACTTCGCTGTTGGGCGTACTGACTGGCGACACAAGCCGCCGTGACGCCATTTTCGAACTCGACTTCGAACGAGACATGCTGGTCAACCTCAGAAAAATGTTCGTGCGGGCTTTTCGTCGTTCCCTGTGCGCTCACGGGATTCGAATCCAGCACGAACCGGGCGGTGTTGAGCGGGTAGATTCCGAGGTCGATGAGCGCCGACCCGCCCGCGAGGTCGGCGTCGAGTCGCCACTGGTTCGGGTCGGGCGAAATCATCTCGAAGACGTTCTGGCACATCGCTCCCTCGACCAGCACGGGGTCGCCGACGAACCCCTCGCGGACGAGTTCGTGCATCCGTCGAACCGCCGGATTAGTGTGCATCCGGTAGCCGACCATCAGCGTTATTCCGGCGTTTCCACAGGTTTTGACGACTTTTTCTGCGCGCGCCGTCGTCGCCTCTAACGGTTTTTCACAGAGGACGGCTTTGCCGAAGTCGGCGGCGCTCTCCACGAAATTGAGATGTGTCGCGTTCGGCGTGGCGATGTACACCGCGTCGTAACGTTCGTTGGCTTCGCCAGCGTGGAACTCGTCGTAGCCGAGTCGGTACTCCGCGCCCGCCTCGTCGCCGACCTTATCGGCTTTTTCGGAACTGCCGCTGACGACCGTGCTAACCTCGCAGAGGTCGCTTTTCTGGATAGCAGGGATGACTCGTTCCGTCGTGAACCACCCGAGTCCAATCAGGGCGAATCGGATTTTCTCGTCCGGGTCGGAGACGGTTTGCCAGT encodes:
- the gfo6 gene encoding D-xylose 1-dehydrogenase Gfo6 — encoded protein: MQLTNHLTEFTRRDWQTVSDPDEKIRFALIGLGWFTTERVIPAIQKSDLCEVSTVVSGSSEKADKVGDEAGAEYRLGYDEFHAGEANERYDAVYIATPNATHLNFVESAADFGKAVLCEKPLEATTARAEKVVKTCGNAGITLMVGYRMHTNPAVRRMHELVREGFVGDPVLVEGAMCQNVFEMISPDPNQWRLDADLAGGSALIDLGIYPLNTARFVLDSNPVSAQGTTKSPHEHFSEVDQHVSFEVEFENGVTAACVASQYAQQRSQFSVIGTEGSLRLEPAFFGEAQLTAERDGAKADFSVEPVNEEVAEFDYFADCLLSGRDPEPGGEHALVDMRTIEAIYESAERGRRESVEV
- a CDS encoding NAD(P)-dependent alcohol dehydrogenase — its product is MQAARLHEYTDEMGDALSIDDVDRPEVTEENHVVVEIEGAGWCQTDNHVIEGMWEEQMGQSLPMTLGHENAGIVAEVGEDVTLVSEGDAVVCHPARTCGICRACRLGQDMHCENLVFPGLSTDGGFAEYLLTSERAVIPLPDGVDPAEIAPHADAGITAYHAVKKAARELNPGEHAVVVGVGGLGHIGLQALRTMSAAEITAVEVKDEALSLADDLGADYTVNSRDSDVSKEVDAITDGEGVQQILDFVGGDETLDYAPALLSGGGDHHVVGYGGHVHEPAQALVNGDFDYRGTLVGTYPELQELMALVARGDVELRTSRYDLAEINDVAEKLEHGEIEGRAVITP